A single Triticum dicoccoides isolate Atlit2015 ecotype Zavitan chromosome 2A, WEW_v2.0, whole genome shotgun sequence DNA region contains:
- the LOC119356356 gene encoding uncharacterized protein LOC119356356: MCDYFLQRMEGDQAGGGDLTDIVRAGGAMPGNNDGDGTSLPSTAAEWQLQPADQPMLFPPAPPSASPGTGGDVFGDPFAGLGDPFSSDYSSGGPEFLEGMPDAMAKIGFEAGPGGGVNGCVGGGGGGGGGGQMFDMSRKPLLPRGMQMMPAGIGGGMGPRLMQSSLSPIPIRPYPAMTAGDMVKLGITPGQAAGCAIDAAIGGMQMSSPRNNNSGIKRRKNQARKVVCIPAPTTAGSRPTGEVVPSDLWAWRKYGQKPIKGSPHPRGYYRCSSSKGCSARKQVERSRTDPNMLVITYTSEHNHPWPTQRNALAGSTRSHHGKNGGGGGSGSGSKSSHNEKQPQNQNVKEERKDHRAAETTTATTTTSTVTTTTSTSPVVVKEETLAGSSSEAQARDQRAMDTVAGVLHQVDHRELMDHVFSESYRPMIPGSGQHHEDFFADFADLAELESDPMSLIFSKEYMEARPSGGAGDHGGQEKAVAKELDPFDMLDWSTTSSTAGSTFEQGKRG; this comes from the exons ATGTGCGACTACTTCCTCCAGAGGATGGAGGGCGACCAGGCCGGCGGCGGGGACCTCACAGACATCGTGCGGGCCGGCGGCGCCATGCCGGGCAATAACGACGGCGACGGCACCAGCCTCCCGTCCACGGCCGCCGAGTGGCAGCTGCAGCCCGCGGACCAGCCGATGCTGTTCCCGCCTGCGCCGCCGTCGGCGTCACCGGGGACCGGCGGCGACGTCTTCGGCGACCCTTTCGCGGGGCTCGGGGACCCGTTCAGCAGCGACTATTCGTCGGGCGGCCCCGAATTCCTGGAAGGCATGCCGGATGCCATGGCCAAAATCGGCTTCGAAGCGGGCCCCGGCGGCGGCGTCAACGGTTGcgtaggaggcggaggcggaggcggaggcggtggcCAGATGTTCGACATGAGCAGGAAGCCGCTCTTGCCGAGGGGGATGCAGATGATGCCGGCGGGAATCGGTGGTGGGATGGGGCCGAGGCTGATGCAGTCGTCGCTGTCGCCCATACCGATACGCCCGTACCCGGCCATGACCGCGGGCGACATGGTGAAGCTCGGCATCACGCCCGGGCAGGCGGCCGGGTGCGCCATCGACGCCGCTATCGGCGGCATGCAGATGTCGTCGCCGCGCAACAACAACAGCGGGATCAAGCGCAG AAAGAACCAGGCAAGGAAGGTGGTGTGCATTCCGGCACCGACAACGGCGGGTTCAAGACCAACCGGGGAGGTGGTTCCTTCTGATCTCTGGGCATGGAGGAAGTACGGCCAGAAGCCTATTAAGGGCTCTCCTCACCCAAG AGGGTACTACAGATGCAGCAGCTCGAAAGGGTGTTCAGCACGAAAGCAGGTGGAGCGCAGCAGGACTGACCCCAACATGCTTGTCATCACCTACACCTCCGAGCACAACCACCCATGGCCGACCCAGCGCAACGCGCTCGCCGGCTCCACCCGTTCTCACCACGGCAAgaacggcggtggtggcggcagcggctcAGGTTCCAAGAGCTCGCACAACGAAAAGCAGCCTCAGAATCAAAACGTCAAGGAGGAGAGAAAGGATCACCGGGCCGCAGAGACAACGACGGCGACGACGACCACCAGCACAGTCACTACCACGACCAGCACTTCTCCCGTGGTCGTGAAGGAGGAGACGTTGGCTGGATCATCGTCGGAAGCGCAGGCGAGAGACCAGAGAGCCATGGACACTGTGGCAGGAGTACTGCATCAGGTCGACCACCGTGAGCTCATGGACCACGTGTTCAGCGAGAGCTACAGGCCTATGATACCGGGGTCCGGCCAGCACCACGAGGACTTCTTTGCTGACTTCGCCGACCTCGCCGAGCTGGAGTCAGACCCCATGAGTCTCATCTTCTCCAAGGAGTACATGGAAGCCAGGCCAAGCGGTGGTGCCGGCGATCATGGTGGCCAGGAGAAGGCGGTGGCCAAGGAGCTGGATCCGTTCGACATGCTAGATTGGTCCACTACTTCTAGCACCGCAGGGAGCACGTTTGAGCAAGGGAAGAGAGGCTAA